A single region of the Neomonachus schauinslandi chromosome 3, ASM220157v2, whole genome shotgun sequence genome encodes:
- the LOC110591800 gene encoding LOW QUALITY PROTEIN: protein N-terminal asparagine amidohydrolase-like (The sequence of the model RefSeq protein was modified relative to this genomic sequence to represent the inferred CDS: inserted 2 bases in 1 codon): MPLLVKGRRVRLPQSAGDLVRAHPPLKGRGQTVQQVGPQGLLYVQQRELAVTSPKDGSISILGSDDATTCHIVVLRHTGNGATCLTHCDGSDTRAEVPLIMSSIKAFSDHTQCGRLEVHLVGGFSDDRQLSQKLTHQLLSEFDRQEEDIHLVTLCVTELNDREENENHFPVIYGIAVNIKTAEIYRASFPDRGPEEELRAAQALTGGPMISIYEAKTEQLRIGPYSWMPFPHMDFWLQQDXLENLSTSPLAEPPHFVEHIRSTLMFLKKHPSPTSALFPGNKALLYKKNEGGLWEKISSPGS, encoded by the exons ATGCCGCTGCTCGTCAAGGGGCGGCGAGTGCGGCTGCCGCAGTCCGCCGGGGACCTGGTGCGAGCCCACCCGCCTCTGAAGGGAAGAGGTCAGACTGTTCAACAAGTGGGACCCCAGGGCCTTCTGTATGTTCAGCAAAGAGAGCTGGCAGTGACCTCCCCAAAGGATGGCTCCATCTCCATTCTGGGTTCTGATGATGCCACCACTTGTCACATTGTGGTCCTGAGGCACACAGGTAATGGGGCCACCTGCTTGACCCACTGTGATGGAAGCGACACCAGAGCGGAGGTCCCCTTGATCATGAGCTCCATAAAAGCCTTCTCGGACCACACTCAGTGTGGAAGGCTGGAAGTGCACCTCGTGGGAGGCTTCAGTGACGACAGGCAGTTGTCACAAAAACTTACTCATCAGCTTCTTAGTGAATTTGACAGACAAGAGGAGGACATTCACTTAGTGACACTGTGTGTGACAGAATTAAATGACCGGGAAGAAAACGAAAACCACTTTCCAGTAATTTATGGCATCGCTGTCAACATTAAGACGGCAGAGATTTACCGAGCATCCTTCCCAGATCGGGGTCCAGAGGAGGAGCTCCGTGCTGCCCAAGCTTTAACAGGAGGACCAATGATTAGTATTTACGAGGCAAAGACAGAGCAACTGCGTATAGGACCGTATTCCTGGATGCCCTTTCCACACATGGATTTCTGGCTGCAGCAAGA ACTAGAGAACCTTTCCACTTCGCCTCTGGCTGAGCCGCCCCACTTTGTGGAACATATTAGGTCTAccttgatgtttttaaaaaaacacccatCTCCCACCAGCGCACTGTTTCCTGGAAACAAGGCTCTGCTCTACAAAAAGAATGAAGGTGGCTTATGGGAAAAGATCTCTTCTCCAGGAAGCTAA